The following are encoded together in the Babesia microti strain RI chromosome II, complete genome genome:
- a CDS encoding hypothetical protein (overlaps_old_locusTagID:BBM_II01680;~overlaps_old_locusTagID:BBM_II01685), with translation MVYCIIRRNTVQNMISLRLHKIFLLFPQRGYFIFTKVLHLHGSKCRWFPRITNISNKHLNCNNEPYGNVSDFEDEILMSDEDILYKDLEINNFGSAIGAKMWHSLPTETSYSSNDSNCNQESYSEEQRQLYESNSDHSFDDYKADTLEQMKRLLDEELKEKERIFDTKPQYLKLKDDNGIENNSNDERTIHSVGTVEKLRISNQLSQRSPSSKTNYTRKQLKEHKIYTNYTNLLEKTDSHYYCSKYNQHNNKSENRRKKISNKVHAVRVLNIDKLPLEILHHMVAYNLVKYMPAEKVIRVIWRIASYRDKISSVAYQNLHLDIGKLVPDSCCAEMVALLSRAHQTVSIPFLVDYVRNFGTFSRSYIAKSLDKSAKPRLFDFVRFSRFGGTKKLPLVLTQPRTLLGYVNLLKDCSAKKYMTNNLTLLGLVPNNYKFEKYHAYGTLDENLADSLIQSERLLVDPELPEEKYKSDDQNRPQLYDLIMKSQTLGIPIEDLLEDNLSTNPMLSKYAKSSTATNVNVKSTAIMSQLIPLVPEESTIDSINSIKTGNLGYKNIDTDVPIEGRRTWTLPWTVINNSFIYKGKKYKLNECGWQIMETSDDERNWYKRSSREIRRKYSRKLTLKKMALKLSRANSNCF, from the coding sequence ATggtatattgtataataagACGAAACACAGttcaaaatatgatatcattGCGCTTGCACAAAATTTTTCTTTTATTTCCTCAAAGGggttattttattttcacAAAAGTTCTCCATTTGCATGGTTCAAAATGTAGATGGTTTCCTAGAATCACCAATATCAGTAATAAGCATTTAAACTGCAATAATGAGCCATATGGCAATGTTTCTGATTTTGAAGACGAGATATTAATGTCAGATGAAGACATTTTGTATAAGGATTTGGagattaataattttggaTCAGCTATTGGAGCCAAAATGTGGCATTCTTTACCCACTGAGACTAGTTATAGTTCAAATGACTCTAATTGTAATCAGGAAAGCTACTCAGAAGAGCAAAGACAATTATATGAGTCAAATTCTGACCATTCCTTTGATGATTATAAGGCCGATACACTGGAGCAAATGAAGCGACTCCTTGATGAGGAACTAAAGGAGAAAGAACGTATATTTGACACTAAACCCCAGTATTTAAAGCTAAAAGATGACAAtggaattgaaaataattccAATGATGAACGCACAATACATTCAGTTGGTACCGTTGAGAAACTAAGGATTAGTAATCAACTATCACAACGTAGCCCCTCATCAAAGACAAATTACACCAGAAAGCAACTAAAGGaacacaaaatatacacaaattatacCAATCTGCTAGAAAAAACTGACAGCCACTATTACTGTTCTAAGTACAACCAACACAACAACAAGAGTGAAAATCGCAGAAAAAAGATTAGTAACAAAGTACACGCTGTTAGAGTACTGAATATTGACAAGTTACCGCTAGAAATATTGCACCATATGGTAGCATACAATTTGGTCAAATATATGCCTGCTGAAAAAGTTATTCGTGTAATATGGAGGATTGCTTCTTACAGAGATAAAATAAGCAGTGTAGCCTATCAGAATTTGCATTTAgatattggtaaattagTACCTGATTCATGCTGTGCTGAAATGGTTGCATTGCTCTCTCGTGCCCATCAAACTGTTAGCATCCCCTTTTTGGTTGATTATGTTAGAAACTTTGGCACGTTTTCCCGTAGTTACATTGCCAAAAGTTTAGATAAATCAGCAAAACCACGGTTGTTTGATTTTGTGAGATTTTCTCGTTTTGGAGGcactaaaaaattaccaCTGGTACTTACTCAACCTAGAACCTTGCTTGgttatgtaaatttactAAAAGATTGTTCtgcaaaaaaatatatgacaaataatttaacttTGCTGGGATTAGTGCCTAACAACTACAAGTTTGAAAAGTATCATGCATATGGGACActtgatgaaaatttggcTGATTCACTTATACAATCGGAAAGGTTGTTAGTTGATCCTGAACTGCCAGAGGAAAAATACAAATCCGATGATCAGAATAGGCCTCAGCTCTATGACTTAATAATGAAATCGCAGACTCTAGGTATTCCAATTGAAGATTTGTTGGAAGATAATTTGAGCACAAACCCTATGCTCTCAAAATATGCTAAATCTAGCACGGCTACAAATGTTAATGTAAAATCCACAGCTATTATGTCACAATTAATTCCGCTAGTTCCTGAAGAGTCAACAATTGATTCTATAAATAGCATAAAAACAGGTAATTTGggatataaaaatatcgaCACTGACGTTCCCATAGAGGGTAGAAGGACATGGACCTTGCCATGGACcgttataaataattcatttatttacaaaGGAAAGAAATACAAACTTAATGAGTGTGGATGGCAAATAATGGAAACTAGTGACGACGAGAGGAATTGGTATAAACGATCTTCTAGGGAAATTAGACGCAAATATTCCAGAAAATTGACGTTAAAAAAAATGGCATTGAAATTGTCCCGTGCCAATTctaattgtttttaa
- a CDS encoding Histone-lysine N-methyltransferase ATXR2 (overlaps_old_locusTagID:BBM_II01685), with protein sequence MDYGSEDSIFKIQEYKNEGKGLAFKHNITTVDDVIAAEYPVIAYKHRFSKLTTLSCDYCFKCVGSLNDYINHLCEIYPKLKCHAIRSIIFDTKLSDFINCARGCGNIYCSSFCYQKSIDNGHDVICKMDDISKRYWDEFERYSMGISETFIFAGLIVVQILHKYVNQNCELKDQMNYYLEFYNRPWHEIKQIEKCKSEECIGIALTLLTKSLSEYTNTNRINVDEILSSKFYSKIMGMIELVAIDIEVESGHNELIFSNIKNVDKNAWKQLLTLKELMDGLDHSTLMDYDTQQYIQKFGDEIIPDTLGLGIFNTFSRMNHSCMPNLEVNYHNNFLARAKLLSAVSSGDQAYISYIDEQLPTRYRKRLLSKYLFKCKCKKCINYD encoded by the exons ATGGACTATGGAAGCGAGGATtccatatttaaaatacaagaatataaaaatgagGGTAAAGGGTTGGCCTTCAAACATAACATTACAACTGTAGATGATGTGATTGCTGCAGAATATCCGGTTATAGCATATAAGCATAGATTTTCCAA ATTAACAACGCTGAGCTGTGACTATTGCTTTAAATGTGTCGGATCTTTGAACgattatataaatcatttgtgTGAGATCTatccaaaattgaaatgTCATGCGATTAGaagtataattttt GATACCAAATTGTCAGATTTCATCAATTGCGCTCGTGGATGTGGTAATATCTATTGCAGCAGCTTCTGTTATCAA AAATCAATAGATAATGGACATGAtgtaatatgtaaaatGGATGATATATCTAAGCGATATTGGGACGAATTTGAACGGTATTCAATGGGTATATCCgaaacatttatttttgCCG GACTAATTGTTGTACAAATATTGCACAAATATGTGAATCAAAACTGTGAATTAAAGGATCAGATGAACTATTATTTGGAATTCTACAACAGACCTTGGCatgaaattaaacaaattgagAAGTGCAAGTCTGAAGAATG CATTGGTATCGCATTAACATTGCTAACCAAATCATTATCAGAATATACTAATACAAATCGCATAAATGTAGATGAAATACTGTCaagtaaattttattcTAAGATCATG ggtATGATAGAATTGGTGGCCATTGATATAGAAGTTGAATCTGGCCATAAtgagttaattttttctaatATTAAGAatgttgataaaaatgcatGGAAG CAACTTCTTACACTGAAAGAATTAATGGATGGGTTAGACCATTCAACCCTTATGGATTATGATACACAACAATacatacaaaaatttggtGATGAAATAATTCCTGATACGTTGGGTCTGggaatatttaatacattcTCTCGGATGAACCACTCTTGCATGCCAAATCTGGAAGTTAATTATcacaacaattttttggCCCGC GCAAAATTACTATCTGCAGTTTCTAGTGGCGATCAAgcatatatatcatatattgaTGAACAACTACCTACGCGATATCGTAAAAGGCTATTATCAAAATACCTATTCAAGTgcaaatgtaaaaaatgtataaattatgaCTGA
- a CDS encoding MAK16, protein MAK16 (overlaps_old_locusTagID:BBM_II01690) — MADGVIWQLVKNGFCTYRLSSDTVNFCSNKYNATGLCNKSSCPLSNSNYSTVIEDIGNLYLCLKTVERSHTPVKQWQRIKLSNDLKEAIDEINEHTKVGYPAYQTSRCKSRLKRLREVIKRSRDIAKTKRSVTVPIKKKTERREAIRETKATKAAVIDVNIEQELLKRLHQGTYGSLYNFEEQEIIPQKNIEMVDNDIASLAKSRISTRCSRSNLIEYEDIIEN, encoded by the exons ATGGCTGATGGAGTTATCTGGCAGTTAGTCAAAAATGGATTCTGCACGTATCGTCTCAG TTCTGACACTGTAAACTTCTGTTCTAACAAGTACAATGCCACTGGATTATGTAACAAGAGCAGTTGTCCTCTGAGCAATAGCAATTATTCTACCGTAATCGAAGATATAG GAAATCTTTATTTGTGTTTAAAGACGGTGGAACGATCGCACACGCCAGTCAAGCAATGGCAACGAATAAAACTTTCGAATGACCTAAAAGAG GCAATCgatgaaattaatgaaCATACCAAAGTAGGCTATCCTGCATATCAAACCTCAAGGTGCAAGTCCAGGCTAAAGAGGCTCAGGGAAGTCATTAAGCGCTCAAGAGATATAGCTAAGACTAAAAG atCTGTTACAGTGCCAATAAAAAAGAAAACTGAAAGAAGAGAGGCGATAAGAGAAACTAAAGCAACAAAAGCGGCAGTTATTGACGTAAACATAGAACAGGAACTGCTAAAACGATTACACCAGGGTACTTATGGAAGTTTGTACAACTTTGAAGAACAAGAAATAATACCACAgaaaaatattgaaatgGTTGATAATGACATAGCTTCTCTTGCAAAATCTAGGATATCCACCCGATGTTCTAGATCAAATTTGATTGAATATGAGGATATCattgaaaattaa
- a CDS encoding ATPase family AAA domain-containing protein 3 (overlaps_old_locusTagID:BBM_II01695) produces MFYSSGGSKGFKNTYKEEDGGDGNITGKFDPSALERGANALKALDASPNARMAFELTKLQELTRQQEIQREIQQLQLRQSEAVSQKSRIEGEERRKLLSQQQEQERITAQYKAQLEAEAYKNKLQEQKKQNEEWLELQHKQFLKQEELRKKTEMDILKMKKEQAEHEKSLERESIKVKVREEAKARAYVERENFDINLKMLKERSIEERETKLQSLNIIFSSLGNSFRSLIDDKKRLYTFVGSLSALALGVYGARAGTELAKKVFEKRIGKPTLVRETSKWVMMNSLRNFLSFRYFTKRYPKIDSIVLQPELKQRLEWTTNSLVSAKNNKIPYRHILLYGPPGTGKTLFAKTIAKNSGMDYAIVTGGDIGPLGEEGASEINKLFDWAKNSKRGLILFIDEADAFLRKGRAQIGQMSENVRNALSAFLYQTGTETTKFCLILATNEKNILDPAILDRVDEKFNFELPGLEERKMMIKLFMEQYVIGPSKNDKTIVIDPKINESFNDKVARNTQGFSGRQLAKFCISLQSALFGSGSKILSVDLAESILNWHLSQEKNLA; encoded by the exons ATGTTCTACTCTTCAGGTGGGTCTAAGGGtttcaaaaatacatataaagAGGAAGATGGAGGCGATGGTAACATCACTGGAAAAT TCGATCCTAGTGCATTGGAACGCGGTGCAAATGCCCTTAAAGCTTTGGATGCTTCTCCAAATGCAAGAATGGCCTTTGAACTCACAAAATTGCAAGAATTGACACGGCAGCAAGAAATACAAAGGGAGATACAACAA ctACAACTTAGACAATCAGAAGCAGTTAGCCAAAAGTCCAGAATCGAAGGGGAAGAGAGAAGGAAACTGCTATCGCAGCAACAGGAACAGGAACGGATTACCGCCCAGTATAAAGCCCAGCTTGAAGC AGAAGCGTATAAAAACAAGTTACAGGAACAAAAGAAGCAAAATGAAGAATGGCTAGAATTGCAACATAAGCAATTTCTCAAGCAAGAGGAGTTGCGCAAGAAAACTG AAATGGATATATTGAAGATGAAGAAAGAACAGGCAGAACACGAAAAATCTCTGGAAAGGGAGAGTATTAAGGTCAAAGTAAGGGAGGAGGCGAAAGCAAGGGCTTACGTGGAAAgggaaaattttgatataaatttaaaaatgttgaaAGAAAGATCCATTGAAGAAAGGGAGACAAAATTGCAGTCGCTAAATATCATATTCTCTTCCTTAGGGAATTCCTTTAGATCTCTTATAGATGATAAAAAAAGATTATATACTTTT GTTGGCAGTTTATCTGCTTTAGCACTGGGTGTTTATGGAGCAAGAGCAGGGACAGAACTTGCAAAAAAAGTATTTGAAAAAAGAATCGGTAAACCAACACTTGTAAGAGAGACATCAAAGTGGGTTATGATGAATTCTTTACGAAACTTTTTAAGTTTCAGATATTTTACCAAAAGATATCCTAAAATCGATTCAATAGTTCTCCAGCCAGAGCTGAAACAGAGGCTAGAATGGACCACTAACTCACTTGTTTCTGcgaaaaataataaaattccTTACCGtcatatattgttatatggGCCTCCTGGTACAGGGAAAACTTTGTTTGCAAAGACAATTGCTAAAAATTCTGGGATGGATTATGCTATAGTCACTGGGGGTGACATAGGTCCCCTAGGTGAAGAAGGTGCTAGTGAAATTAATAAGTTATTCGACTGGGCCAAAAATTCTAAAAGGGGACTAATCCTTTTCATTGATGAAGCAGATGCTTTTTTGCGCAAAGGTAGAGCTCAAATAGGTCAAATGTCTGAGAATGTACGCAATGCACTTTCG GCATTTTTGTATCAAACAGGTACAGAAACCACCAAATTTTGTCTTATTTTGGCCACAAATGAAAAGAATATTCTCGATCCT GCTATATTGGATAGGGTGGATGagaaattcaattttgaattgcCTGGCCTAGAAGAGAGGAAGATGATgattaaattgttcatGGAACAATACGTAATAGGTCCCTCAAAGAATGATAAAACTATTGTAATAGATCCTAAGATAAATGAAAGTTTTAATGACAAAGTTGCTAGGAATACTCAGGGATTCTCAGGTCGTCAACTTGCTAAA TTTTGTATAAGTTTGCAGTCTGCATTATTTGGATCTGGGAGCAAAATTTTGTCAGTAGATTTAGCGGAAAGCATATTGAATTGGCATTTATCGCAAGAAAAAAATCTGGCATAA
- a CDS encoding hypothetical protein (overlaps_old_locusTagID:BBM_II01700), with amino-acid sequence MILTLFANGNSYLVFNHSSQSNQFNELNDYLLKLSILRESVVTTKYKLNVARKLNKLFLKLGYPVSLKRSLYSINSDTANIIRKQLKQLKHNNSLEISDNTIKKSSFMKYPNVEGCFFEENAHDHHTPNILSLSKNINSRNYYHHLTIELKVKCGLDDFSDYPNLFTIRNTLRHLSSMNYVSHNPTKLFSNAITEIKQQLLMLSNEINHKYIKIFINGQVIGNNEINNTQLLDIVANTITSSNGLIGNILKLQASSAGQQFLAHVIYLLLDIFYQYSGHLTDSWKIYYLQRFKTFNISPCDIETNIHLSIQIGNFKKGIFLIKTLLSLLITMGHIELNGCLIFFSKKFNQYNKLDTGITYHPLVKLRDYLERYSRKGYPNISLHRTNSFKSLFVKYNIVRDSIRWLQNFFIGRTMMDCSLIYNIQNAKDNHPSTDNSMEKHHIYNELMPRYGYTMSNNQLIKISLVDLDIKPYRRVGKWANDTYIAIKRYRSTLTNHQQLIVK; translated from the exons atgattttgacACTATTTGCCAATGGCAATTCGTATTTGGTATTCAATCATTCATCACAATCAAAccaatttaatgaattaaatgattatctactaaaattatctatattGAGAGAAAGTGTTGTAACTACTAAATACAAACTGAATGTAGCAagaaaattaaacaaattattccTCAAATTGGGCTATCCTGTTTCATTAAAGCGTAGTTTGTACAGTATCAATTCTGATACtgcaaatattattagaaaacaattgaaacaattaaagcacaataattcattagagattagtgataatacaataaaaaaatcatcatttatgAAATATCCAAATGTTGAGGGCTGTTTTTTTGAAGAAAATGCTCATGATCATCATACACCAAACATATTATCGTTATCAAAAAACATAAACTCAagaaattattatcatcactTAACCATCGAGTTAAAGGTTAAATGTGGATTGGACGACTTTAGTGATTATCCCAATTTATTTACCATTAGAAATACTCTAAGACATCTCAGCTCAATGAATTATGTATCACACAATCCAACTAAACTATTTAGTAACGCCATAACAGAAATAAaacaacaattattaatgttatCTAATGAAATTAACCACAAATACATTaagatatttattaatggCCAAGTTATCGGCAacaatgaaattaataacacACAATTACTAGACATAGTTGCCAATACAATCACATCATCAAATGGACTGATTGGTAATATCTTGAAACTTCAAGCATCATCAGCTGGACAACAATTTTTGGCacatgttatatatttgttattggacattttttaccaatattCTGGACACTTAACTGATTCATGGAAGATATACTACTTACAACGGTTCAAAACTTTCAATATATCCCCTTGTGATATAGaaacaaatattcatttatctattcaaattggaaattttaagA AAGGaatatttctaattaaGACACTCCTATCACTTCTAATAACTATGGGACATATAGAATTGAATGGTTgcttaatttttttttcaaaaaaattcaacCAATATAATAAACTAGATACTGGAATAACATATCATCCATTAGTGAAATTAAGAGATTATCTAGAAAGATATTCCAGAAAAGGATACccaaatatatcattacaCCGAACCAATTCTTTTAAATCActatttgtaaaatataatattgtaaGAGATTCAATTAGATGGTTAcagaatttttttatcGGAAGAACCATGATGGATTGTTCTCTCATCTATAATATCCAAAATGCCAAAGATAACCATCCGTCAACTGATAATTCCATGGAAAAACATCATATATACAACGAACTAATGCCCAGATATGGTTACACAATGTCTAATAATCAATTGATAAAGATATCACTAGTTGATCTAGATATTAAACCGTATAGAAGAGTTGGAAAGTGGGCAAATGACACGTATATAGCAATCAAAAGATATCGCTCCACTCTTACTAATCACcaacaattaattgtaaaatag
- a CDS encoding hypothetical protein (overlaps_old_locusTagID:BBM_II01705), with protein MELNEKELLFKRIDYLSICALKFAELDPCVSRNLMRRTVELVEYCNLEIPDRQLLLFCNHCGSIRIPGLLAKVEVSKALDKLTNNFKLINTCCACKIKYTYNNKLTK; from the exons ATGGAATTGAACGAAAAAGAACTTCTATTTAAACGTATAGACTACCTTTCTATTTGTGCTTTGAAATTTGCCGAACTAGACCCTTGCGTCTCAAGGAATTTGATGAGAAGAACTGTTGAATTGGTGGAATATTGTAATCTTGAAATTCCTGATAGACAATTACTACTCTTTTGTAATCATTGCGGAAGTATCAGGATTCCAGGACTACTAGCCAAAGTAGAAGTGTCAAAAGCTTTAGACAAGTTAACAAATAACTTTAAACTT ATAAACACATGTTGCGCATGCAAAATCAAGTATACCTACAACAACAAGCTTACAAAGTGA
- a CDS encoding hypothetical protein (overlaps_old_locusTagID:BBM_II01710), protein MSKDVPLEHMLVIKILEECGFGSVLKRFLKETSLIDEYKQEKIEKIGGISLNVVRKIAMKCIKKCRSIDAHNVTPEGDNEDYGDKDSIPVEPAGYENYSHEIPKKKVKKINNNRKMAETTLIDNTYWNNKSNDYATKAAMVLENVRGKQFRNEKNKKKKSSWKGNGSISTKINSIIFEDFD, encoded by the exons ATGTCAAAAGATGTTCCCCTGGAACACATGTTGGTGATTAAGATATTGGAAGAATGTGGATTTGGATCAGTTCTGAAGAGGTTCCTAAAGGAAACAAGTTTGattgatgaatataaacaaGAAAAGATTGAAAAAATAGGCGGAATCTCACTAAATGTAGTTAGAAAGATTGCAATGAAATGTATCAAAAAATGCAGATCAATTGATGCTCACAATGTCACTCCTGAAGGTGATAATGAAGACTACGGAGATAAAGATTCTATTCCGGTAGAACCAGCAGgttatgaaaattattcGCATGAAATTCCAAAAAAGAAagtcaaaaaaattaataataatcgTAAAATGGCTGAGACCACTCTAATAGACAATACCTATTGGAACAACAAGTCCAATGACTATGCAACTAAGGCTGCAATGGTATTGGAAAAT GTTAGAGGAAAACAATTTAGAAATGAGAAGAATAAGAAAAAGAAGAGTTCATGGAAGGGAAATGGAAGTATCTccacaaaaattaactcAATCATTTTCGAGGATTTCGATTAG
- a CDS encoding hypothetical protein (overlaps_old_locusTagID:BBM_II01715), whose protein sequence is MVRAVTLNDLDQRERSMHPTINYQNVRNQITIDDIKGFIFVGFSYKTFIFAIIVIQIIGFIVELSVDLSGLHVITPIGNDTLEALGGLSWPLIKKYHFHRFILAPFYNYTLFGLIGSILLHAFSGFRLEYEMKKIQFIFLYMISGILAMCCTGIYNYKDVIVGSYYHGCAIIGAILGNVISKGNIGENKEMIIVQIVFFIVFIVSLLIPTNGVFRVGELGGFLSGTIIYLYFMFKEGHKNKYMIGVLVMSICALGILICYSMIIIFTTNK, encoded by the exons ATGGTGAGAGCTGTTACCTTAAATGACTTGGATCAAAGGGAAAGAAGCATGCATCCCACCATAAATT acCAAAATGTACGAAATCAAATTACtattgatgatattaaagGGTTCATATTTGTCGGATTCTCATATAAAACATTCATTTTCGCAATAATTGtcattcaaataattgGATTCATTGTCGAATTATCAGTCGATCTAAGTGGATTACATGTTATTACTCCAATTGGTAATGATACATTGGAGGCTTTGGGTGGTTTGAGTTGGCCATTGATAAAGAAGTACCACTTTCATCGATTCATTCTCGCTCCCTTTTACAATTACACGTTGTTTGGCCTCATTGGCTCAATATTATTGCATGCTTTTTCAGGTTTTAGGCTTGAGTACGAAATGAAGAAGATCCAATTTATctttttatatatgatcAGTGGGATCCTAGCTATGTGCTGTACTGGCATCTATAACTACAAAGATGTTATAGTTGGTTCCTATTATCATG gttgTGCAATAATTGGAGCAATTCTAGGCAATGTTATTTCTAAGGGTAATATAGGAGAGAATAAGGAAATGATTATCGtccaaattgtattttttattgtattcATCGTCAGTTTGTTAATTCCAACGAATGGAGTTTTTAGAGTTGGTGAATTAGGTGGTTTTCTTTCAGGCACAATCAtctatttgtattttatgTTTAAAGAGGGTCATAAAAATAAGTATATGATTGGTGTATTAGTAATGTCTATCTGTGCTTTAGGTATATTGATTTGTTATtcaatgataattatatttaccaCAAATAAGTAA
- a CDS encoding elongation factor EF-Tu (overlaps_old_locusTagID:BBM_II01720) yields MWNHISIYLNRNFKWFNARTSYNSKFFGLFEKHSAAKCVANIRFYSVGVFERTKPHINIGTIGHVDHGKTTLTAALTKTCSQAGRGSFTPYDQIDKAPEERRRGITISATHVEYETENRHYGHVDCPGHADYVKNMISGAAQMDGAILVVSATDGPMPQTREHLLLARQIGLPKLVVFLNKLDMVEDLELLELVELEVRELLTEQKYDGENTPIIRGSALKALQGDIEMMKSIEQLLKACDAYLDTPARKSDLPLLISIDDVLNIPGKGVVATGRIEQGKVKPGDAVEVIGGSMIPKKTVIAGIEMYRKTLSEGLAGDQVGILLKSFKKNEISRGYVVSAPGSYKCHQTFEAELYVLTHEEGGRKNGFASNYRPQAFIRTGDANCSVILPDSVEMVMPGDSVKCTIELIRPMPLHNGLRFALREGGRTIASGIVSNITK; encoded by the exons ATGTGGAATCACATTTCAATATACTTAAACCGTAACTTTAAATGGTTCAATGCCCGCACATCGTATAATTCTAAGTTTTTTGGCTTATTTGAAAAGCACTCTGCCGCAAAATGTGTTGCAAATATACGGTTTTATTCAGTAGGTGTTTTTGAACGCACAAAACCACACATAAATATTGGCACAATTGGCCACGTTGATCATGGAAAAACGACCCTAACAGCTGCACTTACAAAGACTTGTAGCCAAGCTGGACGCGGTTCATTCACTCCCTATGATCAAATAGACAAGGCGCCTGAAGAACGAAGGCGTGGGATTACCATTTCAGCGACGCATGTTGAATATGAAACTGAAAATAGGCACTACGGGCATGTTGACTGTCCTGGTCATGCTGattatgttaaaaatatgatttCAGGGGCAGCTCAAATGGATGGCGCAATATTGGTTGTATCGGCCACAGATGGGCCAATGCCACAGACACGTGAACATCTGTTACTGGCTCGCCAGATTGGATTACCAAAATTAGTGGTgtttttgaataaattggaCATGGTTGAGGATTTGGAGTTATTAGAATTGGTTGAACTTGAAGTGCGTGAACTGTTGACTGAACAGAAATATGATGGTGAAAATACTCCAATAATCAGAGGTTCAGCATTGAAAGCATTGCAAGGCGATATTGAGATGATGAAATCAATTGAACAACTATTAAAGGCTTGCGACGCTTACTTAGATACACCTGCTAGAAAATCAGATTTACCCTTATTAATATCCATTGATGACGTGCTTAATATTCCTGGAAAGGGTGTAGTGGCAACTGGTAGAATTGAGCAAGGGAAAGTCAAGCCTGGAGATGCTGTAGAAGTCATTGGAGGTTCAATGATTCCGAAAAAGACCGTCATAGCTGGGATTGAAATGTATCGTAAAACACTATCGGAAGGTTTGGCTGGTGATCAAGTTGGCATATTGCTTAAAAGCTTTAAAAAGAACGAGATTTCCCGAGGCTATGTAGTATCAGCGCCAGGGAGCTATAAATGCCATCAAACATTTGAAGCAGAACTTTATGTGCTTACTCATGAAGAGGGGGGGAGAAAGAATGGATTTGCGTCTAACTATAGGCCCCAAGCATTCATACGTACAGGGGATGCCAATTGTTCAGTTATTTTACCGGATAGTGTGGAAATG GTAATGCCAGGTGATAGTGTCAAATGTACGATAGAACTGATCAGGCCCATGCCATTACATAATGGTTTGCGATTCGCTTTGAGGGAAGGTGGTAGAACAATTGCTTCAGGCATAGTATCTAATATTACTAAATGA
- a CDS encoding hypothetical protein (overlaps_old_locusTagID:BBM_II01725), whose product MPTGAQGGKKKPLKQEKKNTILTDEDIEFKKKEIEQRKKDETARKDLLAKKNAKKK is encoded by the exons ATGCCTACCGGAGCTCAG GGTGGAAAGAAGAAGCCGCTCAAACAAGAGAAGAAGAATACCATTCTAACTGATGAGGATATTGAGTTTAAGAAGAAGGAGATTGAGCAGAGAAA GAAGGATGAGACAGCGAGGAAGGATCTATTGGCAAAGAAAAATGCCAAAAAAAagtaa